One window of the Leucobacter komagatae genome contains the following:
- a CDS encoding NAD(P)/FAD-dependent oxidoreductase → MAKKILIVGGGYAGFYTAWKLEKLLRAGEAEVTIVDPLPYMAYLPFLPEVAAGSIEPRHAVVARRRHLKKTANVAGKVTGISHATKTATITPNTGEAYDFEYDQIVITTGSVSRTFPIPGIADRAIGMKTIEEAVAIRDRMVGNFERAASLPKDSAERARLLTVTVVGGGFAGIESVAELRSFATALLRRYPEITFDETKFHLVEAMGRIMPEVTEGLADWVVKDQTRRGVNIHLDTQLSSAEGGNIELSTGEKYESDLIVWTAGVMPRPFLRGTDLPIGARGHVVGTPSLRVATEEGEIVEGAWTAGDTSQVPDISSTPGPGGFCVPNAQHAVRQGRLLAKNIVATLRGEGVVEYNHKNQGAVAGLGMNTGVFRSGNFTLKGYIAWLAHRFYHGLAIPTWERKWRVFGGWVGHFFLGRDIVNIEAVTEPRAVFEEFASRPRPAAD, encoded by the coding sequence GTGGCGAAGAAGATTCTGATCGTCGGCGGCGGCTACGCCGGCTTCTACACCGCATGGAAGCTCGAGAAGCTTCTCCGTGCCGGCGAGGCTGAGGTCACCATCGTTGACCCGCTTCCGTACATGGCATACCTGCCGTTCCTTCCCGAGGTTGCTGCTGGCTCGATCGAGCCCCGCCACGCGGTTGTGGCGCGTCGCCGTCACCTCAAGAAGACCGCGAACGTCGCGGGCAAGGTGACCGGCATCTCGCACGCCACCAAGACCGCAACGATCACGCCGAATACCGGCGAGGCGTACGACTTCGAGTACGACCAGATCGTCATCACGACCGGTTCGGTCTCGCGCACCTTCCCGATCCCGGGCATCGCTGACCGCGCCATCGGCATGAAGACCATCGAAGAGGCCGTCGCGATCCGCGACCGCATGGTCGGCAACTTCGAGCGCGCCGCGTCGCTGCCGAAGGACTCGGCTGAGCGCGCACGCCTGCTCACCGTCACCGTCGTCGGCGGCGGCTTCGCTGGCATCGAGTCGGTCGCTGAGCTGCGCTCGTTCGCGACCGCGCTGCTCCGCCGCTACCCGGAGATCACGTTCGACGAGACGAAGTTCCACCTCGTTGAGGCCATGGGCCGCATCATGCCCGAGGTCACCGAGGGGCTCGCTGACTGGGTCGTCAAGGACCAGACCCGCCGCGGCGTGAACATTCACCTCGACACGCAGCTGTCTTCGGCTGAGGGCGGCAACATCGAGCTGTCGACCGGCGAGAAGTACGAGTCTGATCTCATCGTCTGGACCGCTGGCGTCATGCCCCGTCCGTTCCTCCGTGGAACCGACCTCCCGATCGGTGCTCGTGGACACGTCGTCGGCACGCCGTCGCTGCGCGTCGCGACCGAAGAGGGCGAGATCGTCGAGGGTGCATGGACCGCGGGTGACACCTCGCAGGTTCCCGACATCTCCTCGACCCCCGGCCCCGGCGGCTTCTGCGTTCCGAACGCACAGCACGCCGTGCGCCAGGGCCGTCTGCTCGCGAAGAACATCGTCGCGACGCTGCGCGGTGAGGGCGTCGTTGAGTACAACCACAAGAACCAGGGCGCAGTCGCGGGCCTCGGCATGAACACCGGTGTGTTCCGCTCGGGCAACTTCACGCTCAAGGGCTACATCGCGTGGCTCGCGCACCGCTTCTACCACGGCCTCGCTATCCCCACGTGGGAGCGCAAGTGGCGCGTGTTCGGCGGCTGGGTTGGACACTTCTTCCTCGGCCGTGACATCGTCAACATCGAGGCAGTCACCGAGCCCCGCGCAGTGTTCGAGGAGTTCGCTTCGCGCCCGCGCCCGGCCGCTGACTAA
- a CDS encoding DUF501 domain-containing protein, which translates to MSRPPFPEPTAADIAAVSEQLGREARGVVGIAARAADGSPTVVATSPRLPDGSPFPTFYYLSHPEVVAAASRLEAAGMMVEFNEMLAEDEDLRAAYQRAHEQYIADRDSVGEVPELAGISAGGMPTRVKCLHALIGHSLAAGPGVNPIGDLALERSDWNE; encoded by the coding sequence GTGAGCCGGCCCCCATTCCCCGAACCGACCGCAGCAGACATCGCGGCGGTGAGCGAGCAGCTCGGACGCGAGGCGCGCGGCGTTGTCGGCATCGCTGCCCGTGCCGCCGATGGCAGCCCGACGGTCGTTGCGACCTCGCCCCGCCTGCCCGACGGTTCGCCGTTCCCGACGTTCTACTACCTGTCGCACCCCGAGGTCGTCGCCGCGGCCTCGCGTCTCGAGGCCGCGGGCATGATGGTCGAGTTCAACGAGATGCTTGCCGAGGATGAGGATCTCCGAGCCGCGTACCAGCGCGCCCACGAACAGTACATTGCTGATCGCGATTCGGTGGGGGAGGTTCCCGAGCTTGCTGGGATCAGCGCGGGTGGGATGCCGACCCGCGTGAAGTGCCTGCACGCGCTGATCGGGCACTCGCTCGCGGCGGGCCCCGGGGTGAACCCGATCGGTGACCTTGCGCTTGAGCGTTCTGACTGGAACGAGTAA
- a CDS encoding septum formation initiator family protein produces the protein MKNWGADIAAWVASLRFSVFTVVVVVSVIAGALILSPNISTFVQQQREIAQLRESVRQHREAVEEIDAERTRWKDPSYVRAQARDRLSYVLPGETQLSIISDVVLPVESQEETSADLTRVERNWAKDLLGSVIASGTAVPDTPSEDEASRSSK, from the coding sequence GTGAAGAACTGGGGCGCAGACATTGCGGCGTGGGTCGCAAGTCTGCGCTTCAGTGTCTTCACCGTCGTCGTGGTCGTCTCGGTGATTGCCGGGGCGCTGATCCTCAGCCCGAACATCTCGACGTTCGTGCAGCAGCAGCGCGAGATCGCGCAGCTGCGGGAGAGCGTGCGTCAGCACCGTGAGGCCGTCGAGGAGATCGACGCCGAGCGAACGCGGTGGAAGGATCCGTCGTACGTGCGCGCCCAGGCACGCGACCGCCTCTCGTACGTGCTTCCTGGCGAGACGCAGCTCAGCATCATCTCCGATGTTGTTCTGCCGGTCGAGTCGCAGGAGGAGACGAGCGCCGACCTGACGCGCGTTGAACGCAACTGGGCGAAAGACCTCCTCGGGTCCGTGATCGCCTCGGGCACCGCGGTGCCCGACACCCCATCTGAAGACGAAGCCTCAAGGAGCAGCAAGTGA